Genomic segment of Myxococcus stipitatus:
TGGAGACGGTGGAGAAGCGCCGCGAGCGCTCCTTGAAGAACACGAAGATGGGCGGCAAGGCCGGTGACGAGGCCAAGGCCGAGGTCGCGCTGCTGGACCGCGTGAAGGCGGGCCTGGACTCGGGCCTGACGGTGCGCGCGCAGAAGCTGACCGAGGAGGAGAAGGCCGTCATCCACGACCTCTTCCTGCTGACGGACAAGCCCGTGCTGTACGTGGCCAACATCGGCGAGGGCGAGATTGGCAAGGAAGACGCCAACAAGCACGTCGCGGCGGTGCGGGAGATGGCCGCGAAGGAGGGCTTCGAGGTGGTGGTGCTCGCCGCGGCGCTGGAGTCTGAAATCCAGCAGCTTCCCGAGAGCGAGCGCCCGGGCTTCCTGGAGAGCGCGGGGCTGAAGGAGCCGGGTCTGCACAAGGTGGTGCGGGCGGGCTACAAGCTCTTGGGCCTGTGGACGTACTTCACCGTGGGCGAGCAGGAGTGCCGCGCGTGGACCATCCACCAGGGCTACAAGGCGCCGCAGGCGGCGGGCGTCATCCACTCGGACTTCGAGCGCGGCTTCATCAAGGCCGAGGTGATGCGCTGGGAGGACCTGGTGAAGCTGGGCAGTGAGTCCGCGGTGAAGGAGAAGGGGCTCCTGCGGATGGAAGGCAAGGAGTACGTGGTGCAGGACGGCGACTGCATGCACTTCCGCTTCAACGTGTGACGGTGGCGGCCCTGGAGGGCCGCGAGTCGGGTGTACCGCGCGGGCGCGTTCTGGAGGGCCAATGGGCCTTCCGGGAGCGCCCGCGAGGCGTTTGGGGGTTCAGAGGCTGATGCGGGGGCCGCGCAAGGCGGCGAAGACCCAGAGGCCGATGCCGGCGAGCGTGAGGAAGGTGGTGAAGATGGCGGCGCGGCGGGCGCGCTCGACGTTCTCCGTCTGCCGGGAGGCGTAGAGCCACATGCCTCCGACGCGCAGGCCGGCGAAGACGGCGAGCAGGACGCCGCCGATGAGGGGCCAGCCGCTGGTGCGGGTGATGAGGACGACCCAGGCGGCGACGAAGGCGAGGTTGCCCGCGAAGGCGGCGATGGCGAGACGGGGATAGGTGCGTCGAGGGTCCACGGCGCGCAGTGTCCACGCCGAGGGGGCCTCCGCCAACCAGAGAGTGTCTGGGTTGGCGGGAAGGTGACAGCGACGTCCTGGGCGGGCACCGGGGACTCAGGTGCCCGGGAGGGGCTCAGTCCTTCCGGGTGACGCCGGAGAACTCGCGGGCGAGGCGCTCCAGGGCGGCCTGGCTCTCGCGGGCGTAGCGGGCGGTGATGCCCTTCTGGACGCTCTTGGAGCTGCTGGAGAAGTGCACCAGCTCTCCGGCTTTGTTCTTCCGGCCGCGCTCCGCGTAGATGCCGCTGATGAGGTCCGCGTCGCTCACGGTGGAGGGATGGCGGCCCTTGAGCGCGGCGCTGATGATGGAGTCGACCGCCTTCTTGCCGTGCTGCACGGAGGCGGACCAGGCCACATCGCGCAGGGCCTGCGAGCGCGTGTTCAGGTCCAGGCCGACGTTGTTGCGGACCTCGGAGGCGCTGACGTTGTAGTGAGTGCGCTGGATGTAGTCGTGCTGGGCCTTGTCGAAGCCCTTGGGGTCCAGGGCGGCCAGGTCCTTCCAGGCCTTGGAGAACTCCTCGGTGCCGGGCGTCAGGCCGTCGAGGCTCGCGTGGTAGCTCGGGTGGGTGGTCTTGAGCGAGTTGACGAAGGCCTTCGCCGAGCCGTTGTTGGAGGCGAATTGATAGGAGCCGTAGGAGACGCCGCCGTGGTCACCCTTGCCGGTGGAGACGGTGCCAGGGCCCTTCGCCTCTTCCTTGCGGCTCAGGCCGCCGAGGGTCTCGTAGTCGCGCTGGAAGGCGCGGGGCGTGCCGAGGGCGTTCGTGTTCTGCGTGAAGGACTGGGCGGGGCCGATGGACTTGCCGCCGATGGTGCGCGTGGTGACGCGAGGGGCGGACAGCGAGGCCGCGGGCGTCTTGGAGAAGTCCGCGCTGTCCATGAAGGAGCTGCTCATCATGCGCGAGTTGACCGTGGGAGTCGTCTGCCGGGTCTTCGCGGTGTAGCCGCCCTTGACGTCCTGGACGCCGACAGTCTTCGACTTCACGGAGGTATAGGTGTCGCGGGGACCGACGCGCGTGGAGAAGCTCTGGGTCACCCCCATGGGGGTGTTGCTCAGGGTGCGCGAGGACGTCGTCGGCTTGCCGAGGGAGTGCCCGGCGGCGAAGGACGAGGACGCCATGGACGTGGGGCTCAGGGCCCGCGCGGAGAAGGTGTCCTTGTTGGGGCGAGGCGTCGGGGTGGGGACGTTGCTCGGGAGGCTCACCGACTTGGTGGTCGCGGCCTTGGTGTTGGTCGCCTTGGACGTCGCGGCCTTGGTGTTGGAGGCCTTGGTGTTGGAGGCCTTGGTGCTGGTGGACGACTTGCTGCTCGAGGACTTGCTGCTCGTGCTCCGGCTGCTGGAGGAGCGACTGGAGCTACTCGAGGAACGGCTCGAACCGCTGGTGGACCCGACACCCATGTGCAGCTCTCAGATGACGGACAAGGACGCTCGAGGTCCCTCGTGACACAGGCCCGATGCCGCAG
This window contains:
- the ychF gene encoding redox-regulated ATPase YchF; amino-acid sequence: MGLSIGIVGLPNVGKSTLFNALSAAGAQAANYPFCTIEPNVGVVPVPDERLDKLSALIKPLKKVPTSLEFVDIAGLVRGASKGEGLGNQFLGNIRQVDAVLHVLRCFEDDNVTHVEGGVNPVRDRDVVDTELCLKDLETVEKRRERSLKNTKMGGKAGDEAKAEVALLDRVKAGLDSGLTVRAQKLTEEEKAVIHDLFLLTDKPVLYVANIGEGEIGKEDANKHVAAVREMAAKEGFEVVVLAAALESEIQQLPESERPGFLESAGLKEPGLHKVVRAGYKLLGLWTYFTVGEQECRAWTIHQGYKAPQAAGVIHSDFERGFIKAEVMRWEDLVKLGSESAVKEKGLLRMEGKEYVVQDGDCMHFRFNV